Proteins from one Acropora muricata isolate sample 2 chromosome 9, ASM3666990v1, whole genome shotgun sequence genomic window:
- the LOC136929368 gene encoding neuropeptide FF receptor 2-like — protein MLNETETASPSPMVSSTWLTVFVVELAVISIINGFTILTFARNRHLRKRTTYLIISLTTADLFVGTLSVPLHIYSSMTIGRGSGFGWGKFILLFWEAMFIACSLLHLALLSLERLHATLFPFRHCLMLDWVYFKAVVCVWFLAVIPASAGPALYLIASQASQYVWASLVIAVLVTVIVSYVIIALNVKRKTPPYSSGAVSSDRKLTVTVLVVIVLSTVTFFPFLLSIFVKVSTKVIGLSDEAEFDIKHSTLFFCFANSIVNPLVYTLRMKEFRKGAKVWCGSANINTASRSQIIEMNKVTG, from the coding sequence ATGCTCAATGAAACAGAAACTGCTTCTCCTTCCCCGATGGTCAGTTCCACTTGGCTCACAGTCTTTGTCGTTGAACTGGCTGTGATATCCATTATAAATGGTTTTACCATTCTCACTTTCGCAAGAAATCGTCACTTGCGCAAGCGCACGACCTACCTTATCATAAGCCTGACCACTGCTGACTTGTTTGTGGGAACATTGTCCGTTCCCCTGCATATTTACAGCTCCATGACAATTGGGAGAGGTAGTGGATTCGGCTGGGGaaaatttattcttttgttttgggaGGCAATGTTTATCGCTTGTTCTCTGCTTCACCTCGCATTGCTATCGTTGGAACGCCTTCATGCGACCCTATTTCCGTTCAGACACTGTTTAATGTTGGACTGGGTTTACTTCAAGGCCGTTGTCTGCGTTTGGTTCTTAGCTGTCATCCCAGCATCCGCCGGCCCGGCGTTATACCTGATTGCATCACAGGCCAGTCAATACGTTTGGGCTTCACTCGTAATAGCTGTGCTTGTCACTGTCATTGTCTCTTATGTGATAATTGCTTTGAATGTAAAAAGGAAAACTCCTCCTTACTCATCTGGTGCAGTGTCATCCGACAGGAAACTTACAGTCACGGTATTGGTTGTCATTGTTCTCAGCACAGTTACTTTTTTCCCCTTTCTTTTAAGTATTTTCGTTAAAGTAAGTACGAAAGTGATTGGTCTTTCTGATGAGGCCGAGTTTGATATCAAGCACTCAACGCTGTTCTTCTGTTTCGCCAACTCCATTGTAAATCCTTTAGTTTACACCTTAAGAATGAAGGAGTTTAGAAAGGGCGCAAAAGTTTGGTGTGGCTCCGCAAATATCAATACAGCTAGCCGGAGTCAAATCATTGAGATGAACAAGGTGACTGGATAA
- the LOC136929494 gene encoding neuropeptide FF receptor 2-like — protein sequence MQNETETGFPSPMFGSTWLTVFAVELTVISIINGFTILTFARNRHLRKHTTYLIINLAIADFFVGTVSGPIHIYHTMTFERGSGFGWGKFIVMFLEGAFTACSLLHLALLSLERLHATLFPFKHCLMFNLVYFKAVVCIWFLAVILASSAATYFLISKQGSKYIWASLIIAVLFTVIVSYVIIALNVKSKVPPYSSSAVSSERKLTVTILVVIFLSSLSFLPWFFEPFLQISTRLKDLSAGAQRFGIEESINVFFYANSFVNPLVYTIRMKEFRKATKVWCCSANTASRSQIIEMNKVTG from the coding sequence ATGCAGAATGAAACAGAAACTGGTTTTCCTTCCCCGATGTTCGGGTCCACGTGGCTCACAGTCTTTGCCGTTGAACTGACTGTGATATCCATTATAAACGGTTTTACCATTCTCACTTTCGCAAGAAATCGTCACTTGCGCAAGCATACGACATACCTTATAATAAACCTGGCCATTGCCGACTTTTTTGTGGGAACAGTGTCCGGACCCATACATATTTACCACACCATGACATTTGAACGTGGTAGTGGATTCGGCTGGGGAAAATTTATTGTCATGTTTCTGGAGGGAGCGTTTACGGCTTGTTCTCTGCTTCACCTCGCATTGCTATCGTTGGAACGGCTTCATGCGACCCTATTTCCGTTCAAACACTGTTTAATGTTTAACTTGGTTTACTTCAAGGCCGTTGTCTGCATTTGGTTCTTAGCTGTCATCCTGGCATCTTCCGCTGCCACGTATTTTCTGATTTCAAAACAAGGCAGCAAATACATTTGGGCTTCGCTCATAATAGCTGTGCTTTTCACCGTCATTGTCTCTTATGTGATAATTGCTCTGAATGTGAAGAGTAAAGTTCCTCCATACTCATCTAGTGCAGTGTCATCCGAAAGGAAACTTACAGTCACGATATTGGTTGTCATTTTTCTCAGCTCACTTAGTTTTCTTCCCTGGTTTTTTGAACCTTTCCTTCAAATAAGCACAAGATTGAAAGATTTATCCGCTGGCGCCCAACGGTTTGGTATCGAGGAGTCAATCAACGTCTTCTTCTACGCCAATTCCTTTGTAAATCCTTTAGTTTATACCATAAGAATGAAGGAGTTTAGAAAAGCCACAAAAGTTTGGTGCTGCTCGGCAAATACAGCTAGCCGGAGTCAAATCATCGAGATGAACAAGGTGACTGGATAA
- the LOC136927964 gene encoding allatostatin-A receptor-like → MLNETETGSLSPMLRSTWLTVFVVELAVISIINGFTILTFARNRHLRKRTTYLIISLTIADLFVGTVTVPLHIYKSITFERGSGLGWGKFILLFWMAMFITCSLLHLALLSLERLHATLFPFRHCLMLEWVYFKAIACIWIIAVIPTSAGAALFLIAPQASQYVWASPIIAVLFTVIVSYVIIALNVKRKAPPYSSGAVSSDRKFTVTILVVIFLSSLAFLPWFFDAVLEIVTRLRGLSAEAQFNIQESLNVLMYANSFVNSLVYTLRMKEFRKATRV, encoded by the coding sequence ATGCTCAATGAAACAGAAACTGGTTCTCTTTCCCCGATGCTCAGGTCCACGTGGCTCACAGTCTTTGTCGTTGAACTGGCTGTGATATCCATTATAAACGGTTTTACCATTCTCACTTTCGCAAGAAATCGTCACTTGCGCAAGCGTACAACATACCTTATCATAAGCCTGACCATTGCTGACTTGTTTGTGGGAACAGTGACCGTTCCCCTGCATATTTACAAGTCCATTACATTTGAGAGAGGTAGTGGACTCGGCTGGGGAAAATTTATTCTCTTGTTTTGGATGGCAATGTTTATCACTTGTTCTCTGCTTCACCTCGCATTGCTATCGTTGGAACGGCTTCATGCGACCCTATTTCCGTTCAGACACTGTTTAATGTTGGAGTGGGTTTACTTCAAGGCCATTGCCTGCATTTGGATCATAGCTGTCATCCCAACATCCGCCGGCGCAGCGTTATTCCTGATTGCACCACAAGCCAGTCAATACGTTTGGGCTTCGCCCATAATAGCTGTCCTTTTCACCGTCATTGTCTCTTATGTGATAATTGCTTTGAACGTAAAAAGAAAAGCACCTCCATACTCATCTGGTGCAGTGTCTTCCGACAGGAAATTTACAGTCACGATATTGGTTGTCATTTTTCTCAGCTCACTTGCTTTTCTTCCCTGGTTTTTTGATGCTGTCCTTGAAATAGTTACAAGATTGAGAGGTTTATCCGCTGAGGCCCAGTTTAATATCCAGGAGTCATTGAACGTCCTCATGTACGCCAACTCCTTTGTAAATTCTTTAGTTTATACCTTAAGAATGAAGGAGTTCAGAAAAGCCACAAGAGTTTGA